The Paramisgurnus dabryanus chromosome 1, PD_genome_1.1, whole genome shotgun sequence genome includes a window with the following:
- the reep3b gene encoding receptor expression-enhancing protein 3: MVSWIISRSVALVFGNLYPAYYSYKAVKTKNVKEYVRWMMYWIVFALYTVVETITDMTVSWFPLYYEIKVAFLIWLLSPYTRGASVIYRKLLHPLLTSREREIDDYIVQAKERSYETMVKFGRQGLSIAATAAVSAAVKGQGAITDKLRSFSMQDLTQISQDDEYAQYNSNNPARRANKDQPDGAEYYSQYDDDDRSDDEGKPVYSEDEAVSQHGLRRSQSVKITRSKMRRDARYGSLKIRGRKRAVNAYSNMEN; this comes from the exons GCTGGTTTTTGGAAACTTGTACCCAGCATACTACTCCTACAAAGCAGTGAAAACCAAAAATGTCAAAGAATAt GTGCGATGGATGATGTATTGGATTGTCTTTGCGCTGTACACAGTGGTGGAGACCATCACAGATATGACCGTGTCCTG GTTTCCTCTCTATTATGAGATCAAGGTAGCATTTTTGATCTGGCTTCTGTCTCCCTACACGAGAGGGGCGAGTGTCATCTACAGAAAACTCCTTCATCCTCTGCTGACCTCCAGAGAAAGA GAAATTGACGACTACATAGTCCAGGCAAAGGAACGGAGTTATGAAACCATGGTGAAGTTTGGCAGGCAGGGGCTGAGCATCGCTGCCACTGCGGCTGTATCTGCAGCTGTCAAG GGTCAAGGTGCCATCACAGACAAACTCCGAAGCTTCAGCATGCAAGATCTTACCCAGATCTCTCAGGATGATGAGTACGCGCAATACAATAGCAACAACCCGGCCAGAAGAGCCAACAAGGACCAACCTGATGGAGCTG AGTATTATTCTCAGTACGATGATGATGACAGGAGCGATGACGAAGGGAAACCCGTGTACTCTGAAGATGAAGCCGTTTCTCAGCACGGCCTCAGACGATCTCAGAGCGTCAAAATCACACGTTCAAAAATGCGTAGAGAT GCACGTTACGGATCTCTGAAGATCAGAGGGAGGAAACGGGCAGTGAATGCTTACTCAAACATGGAGAACTGA